In Leisingera sp. NJS204, the following are encoded in one genomic region:
- a CDS encoding acetyl-CoA carboxylase carboxyltransferase subunit alpha, translating into MTQYLEFEKPLAEIEGKAEELRALARANEEMDVADEAAALDAKAAQLLKDLYKELTPWRKCQVARHPDRPHCQDYIKALFTEYTPLAGDRNFADDLAVMGGLARFNDQPVVVIGHEKGSDTKSRIERNFGMARPEGYRKAIRLMEMAGRFKLPVITLVDTAGAYPGKGAEERGQSEAIARSTEMCLKIGVPLISVIIGEGGSGGAVAFASANRVAMLEHSVYSVISPEGCASILWKDAEKMREAAEALRLTAQDLQKLGVNDRIIPEPLGGAHRDAKAAMASVSGAIQDMLDELKGKTADELIKDRRQKFLDIGSKGLAA; encoded by the coding sequence ATGACCCAGTATCTGGAATTCGAAAAACCGCTGGCCGAAATCGAAGGCAAGGCGGAGGAGCTGCGGGCGCTGGCGCGCGCGAATGAGGAAATGGACGTGGCGGATGAGGCCGCGGCGCTGGACGCCAAGGCGGCTCAGCTGCTGAAAGACCTCTACAAGGAGCTGACGCCCTGGCGCAAATGCCAGGTGGCACGGCACCCCGACCGCCCCCATTGCCAGGATTACATCAAGGCGCTGTTCACCGAATACACGCCGCTGGCCGGCGACCGGAATTTTGCCGACGATCTGGCCGTGATGGGCGGTCTTGCCCGGTTCAACGATCAGCCGGTGGTGGTGATCGGCCATGAGAAAGGCAGCGACACCAAATCGCGGATTGAGCGCAACTTCGGCATGGCCCGCCCTGAGGGCTACCGCAAGGCGATCCGGCTGATGGAGATGGCCGGCCGCTTCAAGCTGCCGGTGATCACTTTGGTCGACACTGCCGGCGCCTATCCCGGCAAAGGCGCCGAGGAGCGCGGCCAGTCGGAAGCAATTGCGCGTTCGACCGAGATGTGCCTGAAGATCGGCGTGCCGCTGATCTCAGTCATTATCGGTGAGGGCGGCTCCGGCGGTGCGGTGGCTTTTGCCTCGGCCAACCGTGTGGCGATGCTGGAACATTCGGTTTACTCGGTGATCAGCCCTGAAGGCTGCGCCTCGATCCTGTGGAAGGATGCCGAGAAGATGCGCGAAGCGGCGGAAGCGCTGCGCCTGACAGCACAGGACCTGCAGAAGCTGGGCGTCAATGACCGGATCATCCCGGAACCGCTGGGCGGCGCGCATCGTGATGCCAAGGCGGCAATGGCCTCGGTCAGCGGCGCGATCCAGGATATGCT
- a CDS encoding AraC family transcriptional regulator: MAASYEDRILRVLAYIHGNTDGDLSLDRLADVAAMSRFHWHRVFRALTGETCAQAVRRIRLHRAAGWLVQGDMPIAQVAARAGYPNQNSFSRAFSDAYGSSPAAFRRAGQFRLPNPTLRTGSYPMYDVITRTDPARRLAGLPHKGAYMEIGKSFEAFGAICESRGLWPQLGAITGVYFDSPDAVPEADLRSFAGAELTGGTLPDGMEEVSLPGGKTAVLTYKGPYSGLHAAYHSLFGNWLPQSGEEPADQPCYEIYLNNPRDTAPEDLLTEICLPLK, from the coding sequence ATGGCCGCCAGTTACGAAGACCGGATCCTGCGGGTTCTGGCCTATATCCACGGCAACACCGATGGCGATCTGTCGCTGGACAGGCTGGCCGATGTGGCGGCGATGTCGCGGTTTCACTGGCACCGGGTATTCCGCGCCCTGACGGGTGAAACCTGCGCCCAGGCTGTGCGCCGCATCCGGCTGCACCGCGCCGCGGGCTGGCTGGTGCAGGGGGACATGCCCATTGCGCAGGTTGCGGCCCGCGCCGGCTACCCCAATCAGAACAGCTTCTCCCGCGCGTTCTCTGATGCTTACGGCAGCAGCCCGGCGGCCTTCCGCCGGGCGGGTCAATTCCGGCTGCCGAACCCAACCCTCAGAACAGGAAGTTACCCGATGTATGACGTGATCACCCGCACCGACCCCGCCCGCCGCCTGGCCGGCCTGCCGCACAAGGGCGCCTACATGGAAATAGGCAAAAGCTTCGAGGCCTTCGGCGCGATCTGCGAAAGCCGCGGGTTGTGGCCGCAGCTGGGCGCGATCACCGGGGTCTATTTCGACAGCCCGGACGCGGTGCCCGAAGCGGATCTGCGCAGCTTTGCCGGGGCAGAGCTTACCGGCGGCACGCTGCCCGATGGGATGGAGGAGGTCAGCCTCCCCGGCGGTAAAACCGCGGTGCTGACCTACAAGGGGCCGTATTCTGGCCTCCATGCCGCCTATCACAGCCTGTTCGGCAATTGGCTGCCGCAGTCCGGCGAGGAGCCGGCCGATCAGCCCTGCTATGAGATCTACCTCAACAATCCGCGCGACACCGCGCCCGAGGATCTGCTGACCGAAATCTGCCTGCCGTTGAAGTAG
- a CDS encoding LysE family translocator has product MTYELLFALAGFVFGTVFTPGPNNLMLMASGANFGFHRTIPHLLGVAVGFPLMILPVGLGVMHLFDAFPVLTPVMTVLSVAYMLWLAWKIANAAPPREGAAEGRPLSFVQACAFQWVNPKAWAMALGAITLYAASRDLSAILWVSGTYLLIGCFSASTWTMLGQQLRRLLTRPAQLRAFNWTMAALLLASLAAILLQA; this is encoded by the coding sequence ATGACCTATGAACTCCTCTTTGCGCTGGCCGGTTTTGTTTTTGGCACGGTCTTCACGCCCGGCCCGAACAACCTGATGCTGATGGCCTCGGGGGCCAATTTCGGCTTTCACCGGACGATTCCGCATTTGCTGGGAGTGGCGGTCGGCTTCCCACTGATGATCCTGCCGGTCGGGCTGGGGGTGATGCATCTGTTTGATGCCTTCCCGGTGCTGACCCCGGTGATGACGGTGCTGTCTGTGGCCTATATGCTGTGGCTGGCCTGGAAGATCGCCAATGCCGCGCCGCCGCGGGAGGGGGCAGCCGAGGGCAGGCCTTTGAGTTTTGTGCAGGCCTGCGCCTTTCAATGGGTCAACCCCAAGGCCTGGGCGATGGCGCTGGGGGCAATCACGCTTTATGCCGCCAGCCGCGACCTGAGTGCCATTCTGTGGGTCTCCGGCACCTACCTGCTGATCGGCTGTTTTTCGGCATCGACCTGGACCATGCTGGGCCAGCAGCTGCGGCGGCTGCTGACCCGGCCCGCGCAGCTGCGGGCGTTCAACTGGACCATGGCCGCGCTGCTGCTGGCATCATTGGCAGCGATCCTGCTGCAGGCGTAG